In the genome of Phormidium ambiguum IAM M-71, the window AAATTTGCCCGAAGCAGGAATGGCAGTAATAATTCAAAAACAAGTACGCGGGGCTTTTTCCGGTGTTGCTTTTAGCCGCGATCCGATCGCACAAACAGGAGATATCGTCATCATCGAAGCTTTACCCGGTGGTGCTTTACAAGTAGTTTCCGGTCAAGTTACTCCCGAACAATATCGCGTCACGATTAGCAATTTACCAACTGCACAAAATTCAGATTTATCATCAATTACTGTGGAAGGTGAAGGGGATGTACCGTTAGGATTAATTCGGGAAGTGGCAGTTTTAGCTAGAGAATTAGAAAGTCGTTTTCAGGGAATTCCTCAAGATATTGAATGGAGTTACGATGGCGATCGCTTATGGCTTTTACAATCTCGTCCAATTACTACTTTATCACCAATTTGGACGAGAAAAATTGCTGCTGAAGTGATTCCCGGTTTAATTCGTCCGTTAACTTGGTCGATTAATCGTCCCCTAACTTGTGGCGTTTGGGGAGAAATTTTTACTATAGTTTTAGGAGAAAAAGCTAAAGGATTAGACTTTAACGAAACTGCTACTTTGCACTATTCTCGCGCTTATTTTAATGCCTCACTTTTAGGGTCAATCTTTCGCCGCATGGGTTTACCTCCTGAAAGTTTAGAGTTTTTGACTAGAGGCGCAAAATTTAGCAAACCTCCGTTAATTTCCACTTTACAAAACGTCCCAGGCTTACTCAATTTATGGCGCAGAGAAAGAGAGTTGGAAGCGGATTTTGCCCAGGACGATCGCCAACACTTCGCCCCTGGTTTAACTAAACTGAAAAAACCGGAAAATTCTCCCGATCCTCAATCTTTGTTAACCCGCATCGATTTTATTTTGGCATTACTACGCAAAGCAACTTATTATAGTATTCTTGCTCCTCTAAGCTTCGCCCTGAGAAAAGCAATTTTTCGCGTAAAAGATGCCGAATTAAATTCTGGAGAAACGCCGGAGGTTGGTTCTTTACGCAGTTTAACTTCCCTCGCTATTAGTGCGAGAAATTTATTAATTAATCAAGGAGTTAGACCAGAGGAAAAAAACCAAATATTTGCTAGTTTAATCAAAACTGACGAAGGACAAAGAATTTTACAAGAGTTTGAACAAATCTTAGAAAGATATGGCTATTTAAGTGATGTTGGTACAGACATTGCGGTTTCAACCTGGAAAGAAGAACCCGATCATGTAAGAGACCTTTTTGTCCAATTTATTATGAATCCGCCTCCAAAAGTCAGTTTACCAAAAAAACAAAATTGGTTAGCAAAATTAGTGCAACGTCGGTTAAATTTAAAAGGCAAAGTTACAGATATATACAGCCAATTATTAGCCGAATTAAGATGGGGTTTTTTGGAATTAGAAAAAACCTGGATATCATCAGGATTACTGCAAAACCCAGGAGATATATTTTTCTTGGAATTGTCAGAAATTCGGCAAATAATTAATCAAACTAACCGAGAGTTACCGAATCAAATACCTCAGTTAATCGAACAAAGGCGATCGCAATTAGCCCAAAACGAACAATTAGAAACAACACCATTTGTAGTGTACGGAAATGCACCACCAATTACCATCCTCAAAACTGCTTCCTTACAAGCAACCGAACTTTTACAAGGAATTGGTGCCAGCGCCGGACAAGCAGAAGGAAGGGTAAAAGTATTGCGAAATTTGCAATCTGTACCCGAAATTAATCGGGAAACTATACTCGTTGTGCCTTATACTGACTCTGGTTGGGCATCACTTTTAGCTAGGGCTGGTGGATTAATTGCCGAAGTAGGAGGACGCTTATCTCATGGTGCGATCGTCGCCCGCGAATATGGTATTCCAGCTATCATGGATGTTCAAGATGCGACTCGTCTGTTAAAAGATGGTCAGCTAGTGCGAATTGATGGTCAACGCGGAACTGTGGAAATCTTGTAATTTAGGTTTTGTATTATTAGATAAATCATGGCTAACGATAACATATCCCTGCAAGAATCTCAGCCAATAGCTTCAGTAAATGAGTCAACAAACGAATCTGAAATAACGGTAAAAGATCCGAAATTTTTAAAGCAAGCATTGTTGGAAAAACTGAAAAGTTTAATGAATGTTAAAGGGGAAATTTCTTTACCCTGCGTTCCAGCCATGCTAAATGAATACTTAAATTTAGTCGATAATTTGCTAAAAACATTAGGTCAAACTTTAAATGAAGAAAATTCTGAGAATCTCAAACAGTTAATTAATAAAGGATTAGTCGAAGGATATAAACTTTCACCCCACGCACGTTTATTAGTTAGCTTTTTACCAGCAGAAGAAGCTAAAGGTTTGGCAAGTGGGATTACAATTAATACTAAAGTTTTGGTAGAATCTGTTGCCGATAAGTATCAAAAATGGCCAGAAATTCGCCAAGAACCATTATTTGGTAGTCATCCTGATGCTAAAGTAATGAGCGTGGCGGCTCAATTAGGTGAGCCAAATAATACAACTATTTTAGATATTGGTGCGGGAACAGGTCGTAATACTATTCCTTTAGCAAAGTTAGGATATCCAGTAGATGCGATCGAACTTACCCCCGCATTTATGGAAAAATTAACCGCAGAAGTAAACAACCAAAATTTACCAGTAAAAGTATTTCAAGGAGATATTTTAGAACCACTTTTAAGAATGAAGGTGGCGCATTACAAATTAGCGATCGCCTCCGAAGTTTTATCCCATTTTCGTTACACCGAACAAGTCCGCTTATTCTTCGCCAAAATGTGCGACACTTTACGCAGTGGCGGACTACTGTTATTTAGTGTCTTTTTAGCAGTTGATGACTATGAACCAGATAACTTTGTCAAAGAAATGTCCGAAGTTTCTTGGTCATATCTAATCACCAGAAAAGAACTACAAGCAGCAATGGAAGACTTACCATTAGAACTTATTTCCGATGAATCAGTCATAGAATACGAACAAAAACACTTACCCTCAGAAGCATGGCCTCCTACCACTTGGTATGTCAACTGGGCAATGGGACGCGATTTATTTCCCATTAACAAAAACCCACCAATGGAATTACGTTGGATACTTATGAAAAGAATTTAAAAATTTTAGCTCTCTGTTGACCTCTCCAACAACTCTTGTAGGGTAGGCATCCTGCCTGCCTTTGAGATTCTTTTTTAGAGAGGTCTAATAGAATATTCAGCTTAAAAGCAGAGGTGTGTAACAGAAGAAAAAGAAAACATCAAAAATCAAACTGTCACACACCTCTTAAATATTCAGTTTAGTAATGTCTGTTAATGGAACATACTACTAACAGAACTATCTTCGTGAATCCGCCAAATAGTTTCACCTAAAACATCAGCGACAGATAAAACTGTCAAACCTGGAAATCGGAGATCTTCAGTAATGGGAAGAGTATTAGTAACAATTACTTCTTCAAAAACGCCAGAAGATAATCTTTCAATTGCTGGAGGTGAAAATACCGCGTGAGTAGCGCAAGCATAAACTTGACGCGCCCCTTCTTTACGCAGTAACCGCGCACCCTCAGTAATAGTACCACCCGTATCAATCATGTCATCTACCAACACCGCTGTTTTACCAGCGACATCGCCAATGACGTTCATAACTTCCGCTACATTATGAGCTTGACGACGTTTATCAATAATTGCCAAAGGAGCATCATTGAGCTTTTTGGCAAATGCTCTGGCTCTAGCTACACCGCCCACATCTGGGGAAACTACCACAATATCGGATAATTGCTTATTCAAGAGGTAGTTGAGGATGACAGGCGAACCGTAGACGTGATCTAAAGGAATGTCAAAATAACCTTGAATTTGCCCTGAGTGCAAATCCATTGCTAGGATGCGATTAGCCCCAGCTTCCGTAATTAAGTTAGCAACCAACTTAGCAGCAATTGACTCACGCCCTGCTGTTTTACGATCTGCACGGGCATAGCCATAGTAGGGAATTACTGCGGTAACTTGCCTAGCCGAAGCTCGACGGCAGGCATCAATCATAATTAGTAATTCCATTAGGTGATCGTTCACCGGACGGCAAGTTGGCTGAATCAGATAAACATCACAGCCGCGAATTGATTCCTGAATTTGAATGTAAATTTCTCCATCAGCAAAGTGCTTATGGATCATTGGGCCTAAGTCCATTCCCAGATAGCGAGCAACTTCCTGGGCTAGGGGAATGTTAGCGGAGCCAGAAAACAATCTCAAACGGTTGTTAGGAGAGATTGGTGGTGATGTTGGCTGAAGAGTCAAAGTGGCAGAACGGATCACAGCAGACCCTCTAAGCATTGTTTAAGGACATATTATCATTTTAGCCCTTCTAAAATATCCTAAATTTTTCTAAATTTGTTCACTTCAAACTATTATTTAGCTAAAAATAAGCTTAGCAACATAAAACTAACTCGCTAAGAGAGGAAAATTAATAATTTCATGACAAATAATTAGGAAAAAGAGCGTTCTGAGCAAGTCTATTCCAGTAATTTAACTTAGTTTATTGAATTCATGATTGAGAAAGTGTCATAAAGTTACGAGCGATCGCATACTCACAATTATCCCTTGGCAAAACTATTTGTGGATTGTACGGAGATTTTTAACTCATAATTCAGATAAAGTGCGTAAATATCAGGAGAGAAAAAGTTTGATTTTGAAGATTACTTAAATTTACTACCAACGCTGGATTACCCTCCTGACGCGATAGAAGTTGTCAAGTTAAGCTAGAATGCTTCCAGCAAAAACGTTTCGTCATTACCTTTGCCTGCTTAATTAACTGCGATGCAACCACCGCTTCCCAATGGAACTATTCTGCAAAACCGCTACTGTTTACTCAATATTTTGGGTCAGGGGGGGTTTGGACGAACTTATCTTGCCGAAGATCAAGGGCGTTTTCAGGAAAAATGCGCCTTGAAAGAATTCATTCCCCAAAACTCAGGTTCACAATCTCTACAAAAATCTAAAGAACTGTTTCAACGGGAAGCTAGCATACTTTATCAAATTCAGCATCCGCAAATTCCCCAGTTTCGTGCCGCTTTTGCCCAAAATCAACGTTTATTTTTGGTACAGGACTATGTGGAAGGAAAAACTTATCGGTCTTTACTTGCCCAACGGAAGTCGAAAACCGAAAAGTTTACGGAAGCAGAAGTTTTGCGGCTGTTGCAGCAATTGCTGCCAGTGTTAGATTACATTCACAGTCAAGGAATTGTTCACCGAGATATTTCCCCAGACAATGTTATTTTACGAGAACGCGATCGAACACCAGTATTAATCGACTTTGGTGTAGTTAAAGATATTGCTTCTAAAGTGCAATATCCCGATCTAAGTTTGTCAGCGACTACTGTGGGAAAAATGGGTTATGCCCCATCGGAACAAATTCAAACCGGAAGGGCTTATCCGAGTAGCGATCTTTATTCTTTGGCGGTAATGGCAATTGTATTGCTGACAGTGCAGGAACCACAGGTATTATTTGATGAAAATACTTTGTCTTGGAATTGGCAAAAGTGGATTTCTCCAGTTAGTCCAGTTTTGGCACAAGTACTAAATAAAATGTTAAGTTATCGACCTGGCGATCGCTACCCAAACGCCCGTGCAGTTGTCCGCGCTTTAGCATCACCTCCTAGTTTAGTGACTACGAATTCATCAGCAAAACAACCTGTTTCTCAACCACCAAAACCGACTCCTCCTAATTTTTCCGCAGTTCAAACAGTAGCAGTTGCCCGAAAAGTTCAATCAAATTATTCTCCAAGCAATCCTTCTATAGTAACTATTCCCGCTCAAAAATCTGTTTGGGATAATCCTTTTCAAGTATTTTTGTTAGGTGTGATTTTATCGCTGTTCGCTGGTGTAGGGTCTTGGTTTTTAGTTAGTTATATTTTAAATCGTGGCCTATTATTTCGCAATTTACAATTACCCACAATTACTAATCAATCTAATAGTTCTAATAATTCAATATCTACTCCTTCAACTAGTTCTAGTGATCTTTTTCCTGATGCGACTCCAACGCCAAAAGCAGAAGAAATTCCGACTATTGATGCTGAACCTGTAACTTATGATAAACGGTTAAATCCGGTTATCGGAGAAACTTTAATTGCCGAAGATAGATTAAATTATAATGCCACGATTAATTATATTGTTTCAGGAGTTCAAGGACAAAAATTAACTGCTTTGTTAACTCAAGAAGGTGTATTAATGACAGTTTTAGGCCCTAATGGTGAAACTGTAGATAATCAATCAAGAAGAGTAACTCGTTGGGAAGGTACACTGCCTTATAATGGCGATTATACAATTCAGTTAGGTACAGTTAAAGGTGTATCAAAAAGTGATTATAAATTGGAGTTATTATTAACTAATCCAGAACCAATTCCTTCGCCTACACCTCTAGAAACGCCGACTCCTGAACTTGTACCCACGCCTACTCCTACAGAGAATTCTTTGGCAAACGTTTTAATTGATGCTGAACCTGTTTATTTTCCTGATGGGGGAATCGGAACACAAATTTTATCCGATCGCAGTAGTCCCGAAAGAATCAAACGTTATTTGCTAAATTTACAAGCAGGTCAAGTGGTAAGTGTGAGAGTTCTTAGCGGTGAAGTAACTTTGGATATTCGCTATCCCAACGATCGGTTAGTGGAAAATGCTACAGGTCTGGGAGAATGGGAATCAAAGATCGATCGCCCCGGAGAATACAAAGTTGATATCAAAGCCAATCAAGAAAGCGTATTTTCTGTAGATATCACAGTTAGATAATGGTATTGTTTGTCATTAGTCATTAGTTATTTTGAGCGATTACCAATTACCAAATGAAAAATTTACTGATTGCTGGTACAGATACTAACGCCGGAAAAACTGTTTTAACTACCGCTTTATTTGCTTATTTACAAAAATATTATCCTCATCAAAAAGTGGGAATTTTCAAACCACTTCAGACTGGAGAAGGCGATCGAGAACTTTACAGCCAATTATTTTCTTTAAATCAGTCTGAGATTACACCGTTACATTATTCCGCGCCTTTAGCGCCACCAATAGCTGCGGAAAAAGAAGGTAAGGAAGTAGATTTAAAAATTGTTTGGCAAGCTTTTACTAGTTTACAAGAACAAAAAGATTTAGTCTTAGTAGAAGCTTTAGGCGGCTTAGGTTCCCCGATAACTTATGAATTAACAGTTGCAGATTTGGCGAGAGATTGGGCATTACCAACTGTTTTAGTAGTACCTGTAAAATTGGGTTGTATTGCTCAAGTTGTAGCAAATGTGGCTTTAGCGCAACAATCAAAAGTTAAGCTGAAGGGAATTGTTTTAAATTGTGTGCAATACATATCAGAACAAGAAATAAAGGAATTAGCGCCAATAGATTTAATCCAATCTTTAACTAATGTTCCAGTTTTGGGCATTATACCTTACTTATCAGATGCTCAAGATGTAGAAAAACTGGCGCAAGTAGCAGGTAATCTAGAACTAGAAAATTTGGCTATCTGTTAGTTTTTGTAGTTAAATATTTCATTTTTTTACTAAGAGGAAGGACAGATTTTAACTTTTATGTGATTTCTGCTTCTTCCAAAATTTTTGCTAAACTTGTGTTTATAACAAACCAGCTTTAGGTTTAAAAAAGAAAAATGTGTCTTTAGGTGGATCGCTATTGCTGTGTCTGTAATTTACCTTAATAAGAGATGATTTTAAAATTTAGTTTATGGATAAGATATTAGATCGATCGCGCCAACTCAAGCAAAATTTAGTAGAATTTGTCCTCGAATCAGAAGGTAACTTAGCAATAGCCTTAGAGACTTACGTTGCGGCTAATTCTCACAGTCAAAATAAACTATACGATCCTGGTTACGAAAAAAAGTTATTAATTGACGGTTTTGTGACAGAAGGAAAAGTAGGAGATCTAAGTCCGATTGATTTATTTTTAACAAGTGAAGCGGAATTATCAGAAAGCGATCGTAATTTACTAAAAAAATGGCAAAACAGTTTTCTTGGCTTGTTTGCAGTTCAAGAAATTTTACCAGATGGCTTTAAATTAATGAATTGGTTATCAGCCAAACATTATACCGTGAAGCCAAATGACAGTCGTACACTAGCAGAAATGGCTAATTTTAAAAACGGAGAAATTTTGCTCACCAGAATTTCCCCTGTTACCGATGATTATTGGATGTTTTCCGGCCCTTGTTTACCAATGGGAAATTTAGGAAAACCAAAATTAGCAGTAGCAATTGGTAATTTTAAAGATATACATAAAAAACATCTTTACAGCGATGCACCCGATTTATTAGAAGAAGCTTGGCATTCAGTCGAACAGTATCATCAAGATTTCCTTGATTTTTTTGGTAGCGATGAAGTTACAATGCCTGGATATCAGTTGAATAAAAAGTTTACAGAATTTCAAGAAATTATCACTAAAAAAAGATTAGCAGCGATCGGGATTGATGACTCTAAATCCCTAGAAGAAATGGCAGAAGAAGCAGGAGTTTCCCAGGAAGAAATCAAAGCAGCAGCTAAAGAAGTGGGTGCAAATTCTCAAGAAGTTGAACAGCTGTTTCAAAGCAAGGGAAAACCAAAAATGATGCTGCCCAAAGTAGAGTTACCCGATAATATCAAAAAAGCGGAAGAAGTTACGGTTATTGCTCATCCTCGTTGGGGACAAGCAATTTTGCCAACTTATACTAAGTTTAAATCAGTTTTGGCAACAGAAGATTGGCAAAATATTCCCAATGGAGACAAACTAATTCGTAAATATTTGACCGATCCAGAAGTAAATGCTTTTATTTGGAGTCGTTTAGCTACAGAGTATCCCAAAGAGTTAGAAAAGGTATTACAAACTTATTTAAATCGGCCTAATTTTCAGATAGATGCTGATTTAAATGCTGTCCTTCAAGAGTATAACAAGCCGTTAGAACCTGAACTCCCAGAAATTGCCAGCGTTCCTCTACATTTACACAACTTGTTCCAAGAAGCGATCGCAGAAGTAGAAAAATCTAAGCCTAAATCCAAATCACCAAATAAGAAAACCAAAGGTTTTGGGAAATAAAATTTATTTGGTAATTATTGACTTTTCCAAAGTTAATAACCTAGTGATAATCTCGCTAAAATCAGCTTTAAGATCCGGTAAATTTTGCGCGGATACTACAGGAACATGAACAAAAATACAAGGTGTTTGGAGATAGCGATCGCGCAAATATTTCAACATTGAATAATACAATCCTTCGCAAACAAACTTACCTGCATCATGGCTAACATTTGTCATTTTTAAACCAACAATCAATTTCTCTAAATTCACCCGCGTTTCAATTAAATTATTCTCACATCTAGCCTGAGATTCTAGAGTCAAAATTTTACGTTTTTCTGCCATTCCACAGTTAATAATTAGATCGGGATTCACTTGATTTATGTGTTGAATCACTAAAGTGCTTGCTTGGTGAACATCGACAGGTAAATTACGTAATGTTATTAAAGAAGCTGGAAAAAAATCATTTTTAGTAACTTCATGCAATAAATCATCCGATGAATTAGACTTCTGGTGAGGTAGCCAAGTAGTAAACGAAGTTAGCAGGACTTTTTTGTTCATATACAATTAAAATGGAAACAGTTCTTGGTACTCAAGCAGGGAGGAAAAATGGCTGTTATTGCTGTAATTGATTATGACATGGGGAACTTGCACTCTGTTTGTAAAGGTTTAGAAAAAGCTGGCGCAATTCCCAAAATAACTGATTCGCCCAAAGAAATTACTCAAGCTGATGCAGTTGTTTTGCCAGGAGTGGGATCTTTCGATCCAGCTGTGCGACAATTGCGATCGCGTAATTTAGTCGAACCAATTAAACAAGTAATTGCCGAAGGTAAACCATTTTTAGGTATTTGTTTAGGTTTACAAATTTTATTTGATAGTGGCGAAGAAGGCAAAGAACCAGGTTTAGGTATTATACCTGGAACAGTTCGCAGATTTCGCCCCGAACCTGGATTAACTATTCCTCACATGGGATGGAATCAATTAGAAATTACTCAACCAAATGCAGCAATTTGGCAAAATTTAGTTAATCAACCTTGGGTTTATTTTGTACACTCTTATTATGTCGATCCGATCGATCCAAAAGTTTGCGCCGCTACAGTAACTCATGGTAGCCAAAAAGTAACAGCTGCTATTGCTAAAGATAATTTAATGGCTGTACAATTTCACCCGGAAAAATCATCAGATACGGGATTACAAATCCTCTCTAATTTTGTTAGTAAAATTCAAACACCAGTTGGAATCAGCGGGTTTTGAGTGAAATTCGATCGCTATTGCATTTCGCCCCTACTAAATCAAAATGAGTCTGAGAATTTACGGCAATCGCCTCCTAAAAACATTACCAGGTCAAGATACTCGCCCTACTTTAGCCAAAGTGAGACAGGCAGTTTTTAATATTTGGCAAGGCACAATTGAAGGTTGTTCCTGGTTAGATTTATGCACCGGAAGTGGTTCAATGGGGGCGGAGGCTTTATGTCGAGGTGCTAGTTATGTTGTAGGAATTGAAAAGTCAAGTCGTGCTTGTGCAATTATTCAGCAAAATTGGCAGCAAGTTGCCCATTCAGGACAGATTTTTCAAGTTTTGCGTGGCGATGTTTTGCAAAAATTAAAAAGTTTAGAGGGGAAGAAATTCGATCGCATTTATTTCGATCCTCCTTACTCTAGTGAATTATATCAGCCTGTACTGGAAGCTATCGCTAAATACCAACTGTTAGCCGAAAATGGGGAAATCGCAGTCGAACATAGCCCTGATTTGTGGAATGTAGAACAAATTCCTGGGTTAGCAATTTGCCGAGAAAAAATTTATGGTAATACTGCTTTGAAGTTTTATTGTAATATTTTTAATGAACCCGCAGCGGACACAAAGTAAAGGAATTATCAAAATGAATCGTCCAGTCGGCGTAACCATCCTCGCTGTTTTACAACTAATTAACGGAATTTTGGCGACTTTGGGAGGATTGTATATTATCTTTTTTAGAACCGCGATTTTTCGGAGATCTCCTGAATTAGAAAACATACCTCAATACCCAACATTAGCCGCTGGATTTGCTCTAGTTTTAGTGATTTTAGGTTTAATTGGATTATTCTTAGCTTGGGGATTATTTACACTCAAAAAGTGGGCATGGTTAACAACTTTGATTTTGAATGTATTCAGTATTTTAAGTAGTTTATCTGCAATTTTTTCTAATCAAACTAGAAAAGGTGGAGATATTTTTGGGTTAGTGATTGCTGTAGTAATTGTTTATTATCTACTACGTCCAGAAGTAAGACGAGCTTTTGGTAAGAATTAATTTTATTTCTTCTCTGGCAAACAAGGTTTGACTATAAAACGAGTATTATTGTCAACTGTTATATTGCAAGAATACTCAATTGTTCCGTTTTTACCGGAATTGTTCCTAATTATATTTCCGGTTCCTCCTAAACTAGATTTAGCGACAATACCGCCACTCAATTCATTATCTTCTATCAAAACTTGAGACATAGAATAAGGTGCTTTATTCGTATCTGCAACTACATAAATCATGTATTTATCGACTTCTGAACTTGATAATTTATTACCTCTAATTGTCACATTTTTGATTTCGGGAACTTTATATATCCCAATATAACCATTACCTTGGTTATTAATAATTGCCGCTTTATTTACAGTTGTACCACCACAACATTCTTGAATTAAAATTCCCTCTCCATCCACGCTCAGATAAGGCGTATCCATCACTCGATGTCTGTAAACTTGATAATTATTTCCCTCAATTTGAACATTCCAACCAGACCAATCAATTGCCCTATTTTCAAAAGTAACTGCACCTCTAGGTTGACGAATTCCTGTGGGATCGGTCCACCATTGCTTATTAACTCGATCCAAAATTACATTATCTTTAATCATCAATCCATCACCCGCTGCATGAATGCCAACCCGCATTTTATGAAATACCCAATTATCTCTAATTACAATTCCCTTACGAAACAGTCCCGGTTCATTTTTGGGATTACCTGCTAAAGCAAAACCTTGAGATTTAGTACGATTAACAACTATTCCATAATGGTTGCCATAATCAAAAGGTACTTTATTACCTTCTACATAAGTAATCACCTCTTTTTTATCCAAAGATTGAACTTTATATCCAGGTTGATCGTAATTATCAGTAATTGAATCATTAAGTCGATTATTAGCAATTAAAACATTAGCTAAAGCACTAACTTTAATGTTTGCAGTGAAGCGATCGCTATAACGCATCCAAGATTCTTGAAAAGATGAATCTGGTACTTTATTATCTGGATCGGCAACATTATTATTGCGAACTCCAAAAATTATAATATTTTGTTTTTTTACCCGATCGATCTCTCCTCCAAAATTTATTCCAGCACGGTTAATATCTAAATTAATTAAACCTATATTACTATCCAATTCAGCATTACTAGTAAAGATTTTTTTAAACCCTGTTGTATTATCCGTTCCCTTACTCGAAAAATTCGGTTCATATTTCGGAAAAACTAACTTACTGGTTAGTACATATCCATCGACTTTAGCATCAATTACTTTTGGGGTTTCTCCCCGAATAATTACACCATTTTTCAAAAAAATACTATCTGTAAAATTGTAAGTTCCTGCTGGAAAATAAATAACTCCACCACCATTAAACACAGCAGCATTCATTGCTGAATTAAACTGCTCTCCCAAATTTTTACCGGAAAAATCTTTAATATTATATACACAATTCCATTTAATATTATTAGTCCAAGGATAAGCATTTTCTCCATATTTTACCAGAATAGGGTTATCAGTTGGGCCACTACTTTTACTACCACAATTTTGCGATCGATCCAACGATATTACACTTGAAGATTGCGGATTAATTTTTGGGGAATTGGAACCAAAGAAAAAATAAATAGCGCCAGCTAGGATCAAAAAAATCCCTAACCCTAAGCAAAAGAAAAGTAAATACTTGATTAAATTTCTGCGCGATAAATTTTCCATCCTGACTTTCCCCAAAACTAATGACGTAAAATTTAATCACTTACTTTGTATTTTTGCCAAATGAA includes:
- the rsmD gene encoding 16S rRNA (guanine(966)-N(2))-methyltransferase RsmD, with product MSLRIYGNRLLKTLPGQDTRPTLAKVRQAVFNIWQGTIEGCSWLDLCTGSGSMGAEALCRGASYVVGIEKSSRACAIIQQNWQQVAHSGQIFQVLRGDVLQKLKSLEGKKFDRIYFDPPYSSELYQPVLEAIAKYQLLAENGEIAVEHSPDLWNVEQIPGLAICREKIYGNTALKFYCNIFNEPAADTK